One genomic window of Mesoplodon densirostris isolate mMesDen1 chromosome 14, mMesDen1 primary haplotype, whole genome shotgun sequence includes the following:
- the DCTN1 gene encoding dynactin subunit 1 isoform X8, with protein MAQSKRHVYSRTPSGSRMSAETSARPLRVGSRVEVIGKGYRGTVAYVGATLFATGKWVGVILDEAKGKNDGTVQGRKYFTCDDGHGIFVRQSQIQVFEDGADTTSPETPDSSASKVLRREGTDSNAKTSKLEEEGLRAQVRDLEEKLETLRLKRAEDKAKLKELEKHKIQLEQVQEWKSKMQEQQADLQRRLKEARKEAKEALEAKERYMEEMADTADAIEMATLDKEMAEERAESLQQEVEALKERVDELTTDLEILKAEIEEKGSDGAASSYQLKQLEEQNARLKDALVRMRDLSSSEKQEHVKLQKLMEKKNQELEVVRQQRERLQEELSQAESTIDELKEQVDAALGAEEMVEMLTDRNLNLEEKVRELRETVGDLEAMNEMNDELQENARETELELREQLDMAGARVREAQKRVEAAQETVADYQQTIKKYRQLTAHLQDVNRELTNQQEASVERQQQPPPETFDFKIKFAETKAHAKAIEMELRQMEVAQANRHMSLLTAFMPDSFLRPGGDHDCVLVLLLMPRLICKAELIRKQAQEKFELSENCSERPGLRGAVGEQLSFAAGLVYSLSLLQATLHRYEHALSQCSVDMYKKVGSLYPEMSAHERSLDFLIELLHKDQLDETVNVEPLTKAIKYYQHLYSIHLSEQPEDSTIQLADHIKFTQSALDCMSVEVGRLRAFLQGGQEASDIALLLRDLETSCSDIRQFCKKIRRRMPGTDAPGIPAALAFGPQVSDTLLDCRKHLTWVVAVLQEVAAAAAQLIAPLAENEGLPVAALEELAFKAGEQIYGTPSSSPYECLRQSCNVLISTMNKLATAMQEGEYDAERPPSKPPPVELRAAALRAEITDAEGLGLKLEDRETVIKELKKSLKIKGEELSEANVRLSLLEKKLDSAAKDADERIEKVQTRLEETQALLRKKEKDFEETMDALQADIDQLEAEKAELKQRLNSQSKRTIEGLRAPPPSGIATLVSGIAGEEQQRGGAPGQAPGSVPGPGLVKDSPLLLQQISAMRLHISQLQHENSLLKGAQMKASLAALPPLHVAKLALLPREGPGSDLAAGVLYRKTNQLLETLNQLSAHTHVVDITRTSPAAKSPSAQLLEQVAQLKSLSDTIEKLKDEVLKETVSQRPGATVPTDFATFPSSAFLRAKEEQQDDTVYMGKVTFSCAAGLGQRHRLVLTQEQLHQLHGRLIS; from the exons ATGGCCCAGAGCAAGAGGCACGTGTACAGCCGG ACTCCCAGCGGCAGCAGAATGAGTGCGGAGACAAGTGCCCGGCCTCTGCGAGTGGGCTCCCGCGTGGAGGTGATTGGGAAAGGCTACCGTGGCACTGTGGCCTATGTTGGAGCCACGCTCTTTGCCACTGGCAAGTGGGTAGGTGTGATCCTGGATGAAGCAAAGGGCAAGAATGATGGGACTGTGCAAGGCAGGAAGTACTTCACGTGTGACGACGGGCACGGCATCTTCGTGCGCCAGTCCCAG ATCCAGGTTTTTGAAGATGGAGCAGATACTACTTCCCCAGAGACACCTGATTCTTCTGCCTCAAAGGTCCTCAGAAGAG AGGGAACTGACTCAAATGCAAAGACCAGCAAACTG gaggaggaggggctgagggCCCAAGTGCGGGACCTGGAGGAGAAACTGGAGACCCTGCGACTGAAACGTGCAGAAGACAAGGCAAAGCTAAAAGAGCTGGAGAAACACAAGATTCAGCTGGAGCAGGTGCAGGAATGGAAAAGCAAAATGCAGGAGCAGCAGGCAGACCTGCAACGGCGCCTCAAGGAGGCTCGGAAG GAAGCCAAGGAGGCCCTGGAGGCAAAGGAACGCTACATGGAGGAGATGGCTGACACTGCCGATGCCATCGAGATGGCCACTTTGGATAAGGAGATGGCCGAAGAGCGGGCTGAGTCCCTACAGCAAGAGGTGGAGGCGCTGAAGGAACGTGTGGACGAGCTCACCACTGACTTGGAGATCCTCAAGGCTGAGATTGAAGAGAAGG GCTCAGATGGCGCTGCGTCCAGTTATCAGCTCAAGCAGCTTGAGGAGCAGAACGCCCGCCTAAAGGATGCCCTAGTGAG AATGCGGGATCTTTCTTCCTCTGAGAAGCAGGAGCACGTGAAACTCCAGAAGCTCATGGAAAAGAAGAACCAAGAGCTGGAAGTTGTGAGGCAACAACGGGAGCGTCTGCAGGAGGAGCTGAGCCAGGCAGAGAGCACCATTGACGAGCTCAAGGAGCAG GTGGATGCTGCTCTGGGTGCTGAGGAGATGGTAGAGATGCTGACAGACCGGAACCTGAATCTGGAAGAGAAAGTGCGGGAATTGAGAGAAACCGTGGGGGACTTG GAAGCCATGAATGAAATGAACGATGAGCTGCAGGAGAACGCCCGTGAGACAGAACTGGAGCTGCGGGAGCAGCTGGATATGGCGGGTGCTCGGGTGCGAGAGGCCCAGAAGCGCGTGGAGGCGGCCCAGGAGACGGTGGCGGACTATCAGCAAACCATCAAGAAGTATCGCCAGCTGACCGCCCACCTGCAG GATGTGAACCGGGAACTGACAAACCAGCAGGAGGCCAGTGTGGAGAGGCAGCAGCAGCCGCCCCCCGAGACCTTCGACTTCAAGATCAAGTTTGCTGAGACCAAGGCCCACGCCAAG GCAATTGAGATGGAATTGAGGCAGATGGAGGTGGCACAGGCCAACCGGCACATGTCCCTGCTGACAGCCTTCATGCCTGACAGCTTCCTTCGGCCAGGCGGGGACCATGACTGCGTCCTGGTGCTGCTGCTCATGCCTCGTCTCATTTGCAAG GCGGAGCTAATCCGGAAGCAGGCCCAGGAGAAATTTGAACTAAGTGAGAACTGTTCAGAGCGGCCAGGACTTCGAGGAGCTGTGGGGGAGCAGCTCAGCTTTGCTGCTGGGCTGGTGTATTCGCTGAGTTTGCTGCAGGCCACACTCCACCGTTATGAGCA CGCCCTCTCTCAGTGCAGCGTGGACATGTATAAGAAGGTGGGCAGCCTCTACCCTGAGATGAGTGCCCACGAACGCTCCTTGGATTTTCTCATTGAGCTGCTGCACAAGGATCAGCTGGACGAGACTGTCAACGTAGAGCCTCTCACCAAAGCCATCAAGTACTACCAG CACCTGTACAGCATCCACCTCTCTGAACAACCGGAGGACAGTACCATACAGCTGGCTGACCACATTAAG TTCACGCAGAGTGCCCTGGACTGCATGAGTGTGGAGGTGGGCCGGCTGCGGGCCTTCCTGCAG GGTGGGCAGGAGGCTTCAGATATTGCCCTCCTGCTCCGGGACCTGGAAACTTCGTGCAGTGATATCCGCCAGTTCTGCAAGAAGATCCGGAGGCGAATGCCAGGGACAGATGCTCCTGGGATCCCAGCTGCACTGGCCTTTGGACCACAG GTATCCGACACACTCCTAGACTGCAGGAAACACCTGACGTGGGTGGTGGCTGTGCTGCAGGAGGTGgccgctgctgctgcccagcTCATTGCCCCGCTGGCAGAGAATGAAGGCCTGCCTGTGGCTGCCCTGGAGGAGCTGGCTTTCAAAGCAGGCGAGCAG ATCTACGGAACCCCCTCCAGCAGCCCCTATGAGTGTCTGCGCCAGTCATGCAACGTCTTGATCAGTACCATGAACAAGTTGGCCACAGCCATGCAGGAGGGAGAGTATGATGCAGAACGGCCCCCCAGCAAG CCTCCCCCAGTTGAGCTGCGGGCTGCAGCCCTCCGTGCAGAGATCACAGATGCTGAAGGCCTGGGCTTGAAGCTTGAAGATCGAGAGACAGTTATTAAGGAGTTGAAGAAGTCACTCAAGATCAAG GGGGAAGAGCTCAGTGAGGCCAACGTGCGGCTGAGCCTCCTGGAGAAGAAGCTGGACAGTGCAGCCAAGGATGCAGACGAGCGCATCGAGAAGGTCCAGACTCGGCTGGAGGAGACCCAGGCGCTGCTGCGGAAGAAGGAGAA AGATTTCGAGGAGACGATGGATGCACTTCAGGCTGACATCGACCAGCTGGAGGCAGAGAAAGCAGAGTTAAAGCAGCGATTGAACAGCCAGTCCAAGCGCACGATCGAGGGGCTCCGGGCTCCCCCTCCCTCGGGTATTGCTACCCTGGTGTCTGGCATTGCCGGTG AAGAACAGCAGCGAG GAGGTGCCCCTGGGCAGGCTCCGGGATCTGTGCCAGGCCCCGGGCTGGTGAAGGACTCACCACTGCTGCTTCAGCAGATCTCTGCCATGAGGCTGCACATCTCCCAGCTCCAGCATGAGAACAGCCTCCTCAAG GGAGCCCAGATGAAGGCATCCTtagcagccctgccccctctgcACGTGGCAAAGCTCGCTCTCCTACCCCGTGAGGGCCCTGGCAGTGACCTAGCTGCCGGGGTGCTGTATCGTAAGACTAACCAGCTGCTGGAGACGTTGAATCAGCTGAGCGCACACACCCACGTCGTGGACATCACCCGCACCAGCCCTG CTGCCAAGAGCCCATCGGCCCAGCTCCTGGAGCAAGTGGCTCAGCTCAAGTCCCTAAGCGACACCATCGAGAAGCTCAAG GATGAGGTCCTTAAGGAGACTGTGTCTCAGCGCCCTGGAGCCACGGTCCCCACTGACTTTGCCACCTTCCCTTCATCAGCCTTCCTCAGG GCCAAGGAGGAGCAGCAGGACGACACTGTATACATGGGCAAAGTGACCTTCTCGTGTGCTGCTGGCCTTGGACAGCGACACCGGCTGGTGCTCACCCAGGAGCAGCTGCACCAGCTCCATGGTCGCCTCATCTCCTAA
- the DCTN1 gene encoding dynactin subunit 1 isoform X7 has product MSAETSARPLRVGSRVEVIGKGYRGTVAYVGATLFATGKWVGVILDEAKGKNDGTVQGRKYFTCDDGHGIFVRQSQIQVFEDGADTTSPETPDSSASKVLRREGTDSNAKTSKLTTTRRPKPTRPASTGVAGASSSLGPSGSASAGELSSSEPSTPAQTPLAAPIIPTPALTSPGAAPPLPSPSKEEEGLRAQVRDLEEKLETLRLKRAEDKAKLKELEKHKIQLEQVQEWKSKMQEQQADLQRRLKEARKEAKEALEAKERYMEEMADTADAIEMATLDKEMAEERAESLQQEVEALKERVDELTTDLEILKAEIEEKGSDGAASSYQLKQLEEQNARLKDALVRMRDLSSSEKQEHVKLQKLMEKKNQELEVVRQQRERLQEELSQAESTIDELKEQVDAALGAEEMVEMLTDRNLNLEEKVRELRETVGDLEAMNEMNDELQENARETELELREQLDMAGARVREAQKRVEAAQETVADYQQTIKKYRQLTAHLQDVNRELTNQQEASVERQQQPPPETFDFKIKFAETKAHAKAIEMELRQMEVAQANRHMSLLTAFMPDSFLRPGGDHDCVLVLLLMPRLICKAELIRKQAQEKFELSENCSERPGLRGAVGEQLSFAAGLVYSLSLLQATLHRYEHALSQCSVDMYKKVGSLYPEMSAHERSLDFLIELLHKDQLDETVNVEPLTKAIKYYQHLYSIHLSEQPEDSTIQLADHIKFTQSALDCMSVEVGRLRAFLQGGQEASDIALLLRDLETSCSDIRQFCKKIRRRMPGTDAPGIPAALAFGPQVSDTLLDCRKHLTWVVAVLQEVAAAAAQLIAPLAENEGLPVAALEELAFKAGEQIYGTPSSSPYECLRQSCNVLISTMNKLATAMQEGEYDAERPPSKPPPVELRAAALRAEITDAEGLGLKLEDRETVIKELKKSLKIKGEELSEANVRLSLLEKKLDSAAKDADERIEKVQTRLEETQALLRKKEKDFEETMDALQADIDQLEAEKAELKQRLNSQSKRTIEGLRAPPPSGIATLVSGIAGEEQQRGGAPGQAPGSVPGPGLVKDSPLLLQQISAMRLHISQLQHENSLLKGAQMKASLAALPPLHVAKLALLPREGPGSDLAAGVLYRKTNQLLETLNQLSAHTHVVDITRTSPAAKSPSAQLLEQVAQLKSLSDTIEKLKDEVLKETVSQRPGATVPTDFATFPSSAFLRAKEEQQDDTVYMGKVTFSCAAGLGQRHRLVLTQEQLHQLHGRLIS; this is encoded by the exons ATGAGTGCGGAGACAAGTGCCCGGCCTCTGCGAGTGGGCTCCCGCGTGGAGGTGATTGGGAAAGGCTACCGTGGCACTGTGGCCTATGTTGGAGCCACGCTCTTTGCCACTGGCAAGTGGGTAGGTGTGATCCTGGATGAAGCAAAGGGCAAGAATGATGGGACTGTGCAAGGCAGGAAGTACTTCACGTGTGACGACGGGCACGGCATCTTCGTGCGCCAGTCCCAG ATCCAGGTTTTTGAAGATGGAGCAGATACTACTTCCCCAGAGACACCTGATTCTTCTGCCTCAAAGGTCCTCAGAAGAG AGGGAACTGACTCAAATGCAAAGACCAGCAAACTG ACTACAACCCGGCGGCCCAAG CCCACCCGCCCAGCCAGCACTGGGGTAGCTGGGGCCAGTAGTTCCCTGGGCCCCTCTGGCTCAGCATCAGCAGGTGAGCTGAGCAGCAGTGAGCCCAGCACCCCAGCTCAGACTCCGCTGGCGGCACCCATCATCCCCACGCCAGCCCTCACCTCTCCTGGAGCAGCCCCACCGCTTCCTTCCCCGTCTAAG gaggaggaggggctgagggCCCAAGTGCGGGACCTGGAGGAGAAACTGGAGACCCTGCGACTGAAACGTGCAGAAGACAAGGCAAAGCTAAAAGAGCTGGAGAAACACAAGATTCAGCTGGAGCAGGTGCAGGAATGGAAAAGCAAAATGCAGGAGCAGCAGGCAGACCTGCAACGGCGCCTCAAGGAGGCTCGGAAG GAAGCCAAGGAGGCCCTGGAGGCAAAGGAACGCTACATGGAGGAGATGGCTGACACTGCCGATGCCATCGAGATGGCCACTTTGGATAAGGAGATGGCCGAAGAGCGGGCTGAGTCCCTACAGCAAGAGGTGGAGGCGCTGAAGGAACGTGTGGACGAGCTCACCACTGACTTGGAGATCCTCAAGGCTGAGATTGAAGAGAAGG GCTCAGATGGCGCTGCGTCCAGTTATCAGCTCAAGCAGCTTGAGGAGCAGAACGCCCGCCTAAAGGATGCCCTAGTGAG AATGCGGGATCTTTCTTCCTCTGAGAAGCAGGAGCACGTGAAACTCCAGAAGCTCATGGAAAAGAAGAACCAAGAGCTGGAAGTTGTGAGGCAACAACGGGAGCGTCTGCAGGAGGAGCTGAGCCAGGCAGAGAGCACCATTGACGAGCTCAAGGAGCAG GTGGATGCTGCTCTGGGTGCTGAGGAGATGGTAGAGATGCTGACAGACCGGAACCTGAATCTGGAAGAGAAAGTGCGGGAATTGAGAGAAACCGTGGGGGACTTG GAAGCCATGAATGAAATGAACGATGAGCTGCAGGAGAACGCCCGTGAGACAGAACTGGAGCTGCGGGAGCAGCTGGATATGGCGGGTGCTCGGGTGCGAGAGGCCCAGAAGCGCGTGGAGGCGGCCCAGGAGACGGTGGCGGACTATCAGCAAACCATCAAGAAGTATCGCCAGCTGACCGCCCACCTGCAG GATGTGAACCGGGAACTGACAAACCAGCAGGAGGCCAGTGTGGAGAGGCAGCAGCAGCCGCCCCCCGAGACCTTCGACTTCAAGATCAAGTTTGCTGAGACCAAGGCCCACGCCAAG GCAATTGAGATGGAATTGAGGCAGATGGAGGTGGCACAGGCCAACCGGCACATGTCCCTGCTGACAGCCTTCATGCCTGACAGCTTCCTTCGGCCAGGCGGGGACCATGACTGCGTCCTGGTGCTGCTGCTCATGCCTCGTCTCATTTGCAAG GCGGAGCTAATCCGGAAGCAGGCCCAGGAGAAATTTGAACTAAGTGAGAACTGTTCAGAGCGGCCAGGACTTCGAGGAGCTGTGGGGGAGCAGCTCAGCTTTGCTGCTGGGCTGGTGTATTCGCTGAGTTTGCTGCAGGCCACACTCCACCGTTATGAGCA CGCCCTCTCTCAGTGCAGCGTGGACATGTATAAGAAGGTGGGCAGCCTCTACCCTGAGATGAGTGCCCACGAACGCTCCTTGGATTTTCTCATTGAGCTGCTGCACAAGGATCAGCTGGACGAGACTGTCAACGTAGAGCCTCTCACCAAAGCCATCAAGTACTACCAG CACCTGTACAGCATCCACCTCTCTGAACAACCGGAGGACAGTACCATACAGCTGGCTGACCACATTAAG TTCACGCAGAGTGCCCTGGACTGCATGAGTGTGGAGGTGGGCCGGCTGCGGGCCTTCCTGCAG GGTGGGCAGGAGGCTTCAGATATTGCCCTCCTGCTCCGGGACCTGGAAACTTCGTGCAGTGATATCCGCCAGTTCTGCAAGAAGATCCGGAGGCGAATGCCAGGGACAGATGCTCCTGGGATCCCAGCTGCACTGGCCTTTGGACCACAG GTATCCGACACACTCCTAGACTGCAGGAAACACCTGACGTGGGTGGTGGCTGTGCTGCAGGAGGTGgccgctgctgctgcccagcTCATTGCCCCGCTGGCAGAGAATGAAGGCCTGCCTGTGGCTGCCCTGGAGGAGCTGGCTTTCAAAGCAGGCGAGCAG ATCTACGGAACCCCCTCCAGCAGCCCCTATGAGTGTCTGCGCCAGTCATGCAACGTCTTGATCAGTACCATGAACAAGTTGGCCACAGCCATGCAGGAGGGAGAGTATGATGCAGAACGGCCCCCCAGCAAG CCTCCCCCAGTTGAGCTGCGGGCTGCAGCCCTCCGTGCAGAGATCACAGATGCTGAAGGCCTGGGCTTGAAGCTTGAAGATCGAGAGACAGTTATTAAGGAGTTGAAGAAGTCACTCAAGATCAAG GGGGAAGAGCTCAGTGAGGCCAACGTGCGGCTGAGCCTCCTGGAGAAGAAGCTGGACAGTGCAGCCAAGGATGCAGACGAGCGCATCGAGAAGGTCCAGACTCGGCTGGAGGAGACCCAGGCGCTGCTGCGGAAGAAGGAGAA AGATTTCGAGGAGACGATGGATGCACTTCAGGCTGACATCGACCAGCTGGAGGCAGAGAAAGCAGAGTTAAAGCAGCGATTGAACAGCCAGTCCAAGCGCACGATCGAGGGGCTCCGGGCTCCCCCTCCCTCGGGTATTGCTACCCTGGTGTCTGGCATTGCCGGTG AAGAACAGCAGCGAG GAGGTGCCCCTGGGCAGGCTCCGGGATCTGTGCCAGGCCCCGGGCTGGTGAAGGACTCACCACTGCTGCTTCAGCAGATCTCTGCCATGAGGCTGCACATCTCCCAGCTCCAGCATGAGAACAGCCTCCTCAAG GGAGCCCAGATGAAGGCATCCTtagcagccctgccccctctgcACGTGGCAAAGCTCGCTCTCCTACCCCGTGAGGGCCCTGGCAGTGACCTAGCTGCCGGGGTGCTGTATCGTAAGACTAACCAGCTGCTGGAGACGTTGAATCAGCTGAGCGCACACACCCACGTCGTGGACATCACCCGCACCAGCCCTG CTGCCAAGAGCCCATCGGCCCAGCTCCTGGAGCAAGTGGCTCAGCTCAAGTCCCTAAGCGACACCATCGAGAAGCTCAAG GATGAGGTCCTTAAGGAGACTGTGTCTCAGCGCCCTGGAGCCACGGTCCCCACTGACTTTGCCACCTTCCCTTCATCAGCCTTCCTCAGG GCCAAGGAGGAGCAGCAGGACGACACTGTATACATGGGCAAAGTGACCTTCTCGTGTGCTGCTGGCCTTGGACAGCGACACCGGCTGGTGCTCACCCAGGAGCAGCTGCACCAGCTCCATGGTCGCCTCATCTCCTAA
- the DCTN1 gene encoding dynactin subunit 1 isoform X2: MAQSKRHVYSRTPSGSRMSAETSARPLRVGSRVEVIGKGYRGTVAYVGATLFATGKWVGVILDEAKGKNDGTVQGRKYFTCDDGHGIFVRQSQIQVFEDGADTTSPETPDSSASKVLRREGTDSNAKTSKLTTTRRPKPTRPASTGVAGASSSLGPSGSASAGELSSSEPSTPAQTPLAAPIIPTPALTSPGAAPPLPSPSKEEEGLRAQVRDLEEKLETLRLKRAEDKAKLKELEKHKIQLEQVQEWKSKMQEQQADLQRRLKEARKEAKEALEAKERYMEEMADTADAIEMATLDKEMAEERAESLQQEVEALKERVDELTTDLEILKAEIEEKGSDGAASSYQLKQLEEQNARLKDALVRMRDLSSSEKQEHVKLQKLMEKKNQELEVVRQQRERLQEELSQAESTIDELKEQVDAALGAEEMVEMLTDRNLNLEEKVRELRETVGDLEAMNEMNDELQENARETELELREQLDMAGARVREAQKRVEAAQETVADYQQTIKKYRQLTAHLQDVNRELTNQQEASVERQQQPPPETFDFKIKFAETKAHAKAIEMELRQMEVAQANRHMSLLTAFMPDSFLRPGGDHDCVLVLLLMPRLICKAELIRKQAQEKFELSENCSERPGLRGAVGEQLSFAAGLVYSLSLLQATLHRYEHALSQCSVDMYKKVGSLYPEMSAHERSLDFLIELLHKDQLDETVNVEPLTKAIKYYQHLYSIHLSEQPEDSTIQLADHIKFTQSALDCMSVEVGRLRAFLQGGQEASDIALLLRDLETSCSDIRQFCKKIRRRMPGTDAPGIPAALAFGPQVSDTLLDCRKHLTWVVAVLQEVAAAAAQLIAPLAENEGLPVAALEELAFKAGEQIYGTPSSSPYECLRQSCNVLISTMNKLATAMQEGEYDAERPPSKPPPVELRAAALRAEITDAEGLGLKLEDRETVIKELKKSLKIKGEELSEANVRLSLLEKKLDSAAKDADERIEKVQTRLEETQALLRKKEKDFEETMDALQADIDQLEAEKAELKQRLNSQSKRTIEGLRAPPPSGIATLVSGIAGGGAPGQAPGSVPGPGLVKDSPLLLQQISAMRLHISQLQHENSLLKGAQMKASLAALPPLHVAKLALLPREGPGSDLAAGVLYRKTNQLLETLNQLSAHTHVVDITRTSPAAKSPSAQLLEQVAQLKSLSDTIEKLKDEVLKETVSQRPGATVPTDFATFPSSAFLRAKEEQQDDTVYMGKVTFSCAAGLGQRHRLVLTQEQLHQLHGRLIS, translated from the exons ATGGCCCAGAGCAAGAGGCACGTGTACAGCCGG ACTCCCAGCGGCAGCAGAATGAGTGCGGAGACAAGTGCCCGGCCTCTGCGAGTGGGCTCCCGCGTGGAGGTGATTGGGAAAGGCTACCGTGGCACTGTGGCCTATGTTGGAGCCACGCTCTTTGCCACTGGCAAGTGGGTAGGTGTGATCCTGGATGAAGCAAAGGGCAAGAATGATGGGACTGTGCAAGGCAGGAAGTACTTCACGTGTGACGACGGGCACGGCATCTTCGTGCGCCAGTCCCAG ATCCAGGTTTTTGAAGATGGAGCAGATACTACTTCCCCAGAGACACCTGATTCTTCTGCCTCAAAGGTCCTCAGAAGAG AGGGAACTGACTCAAATGCAAAGACCAGCAAACTG ACTACAACCCGGCGGCCCAAG CCCACCCGCCCAGCCAGCACTGGGGTAGCTGGGGCCAGTAGTTCCCTGGGCCCCTCTGGCTCAGCATCAGCAGGTGAGCTGAGCAGCAGTGAGCCCAGCACCCCAGCTCAGACTCCGCTGGCGGCACCCATCATCCCCACGCCAGCCCTCACCTCTCCTGGAGCAGCCCCACCGCTTCCTTCCCCGTCTAAG gaggaggaggggctgagggCCCAAGTGCGGGACCTGGAGGAGAAACTGGAGACCCTGCGACTGAAACGTGCAGAAGACAAGGCAAAGCTAAAAGAGCTGGAGAAACACAAGATTCAGCTGGAGCAGGTGCAGGAATGGAAAAGCAAAATGCAGGAGCAGCAGGCAGACCTGCAACGGCGCCTCAAGGAGGCTCGGAAG GAAGCCAAGGAGGCCCTGGAGGCAAAGGAACGCTACATGGAGGAGATGGCTGACACTGCCGATGCCATCGAGATGGCCACTTTGGATAAGGAGATGGCCGAAGAGCGGGCTGAGTCCCTACAGCAAGAGGTGGAGGCGCTGAAGGAACGTGTGGACGAGCTCACCACTGACTTGGAGATCCTCAAGGCTGAGATTGAAGAGAAGG GCTCAGATGGCGCTGCGTCCAGTTATCAGCTCAAGCAGCTTGAGGAGCAGAACGCCCGCCTAAAGGATGCCCTAGTGAG AATGCGGGATCTTTCTTCCTCTGAGAAGCAGGAGCACGTGAAACTCCAGAAGCTCATGGAAAAGAAGAACCAAGAGCTGGAAGTTGTGAGGCAACAACGGGAGCGTCTGCAGGAGGAGCTGAGCCAGGCAGAGAGCACCATTGACGAGCTCAAGGAGCAG GTGGATGCTGCTCTGGGTGCTGAGGAGATGGTAGAGATGCTGACAGACCGGAACCTGAATCTGGAAGAGAAAGTGCGGGAATTGAGAGAAACCGTGGGGGACTTG GAAGCCATGAATGAAATGAACGATGAGCTGCAGGAGAACGCCCGTGAGACAGAACTGGAGCTGCGGGAGCAGCTGGATATGGCGGGTGCTCGGGTGCGAGAGGCCCAGAAGCGCGTGGAGGCGGCCCAGGAGACGGTGGCGGACTATCAGCAAACCATCAAGAAGTATCGCCAGCTGACCGCCCACCTGCAG GATGTGAACCGGGAACTGACAAACCAGCAGGAGGCCAGTGTGGAGAGGCAGCAGCAGCCGCCCCCCGAGACCTTCGACTTCAAGATCAAGTTTGCTGAGACCAAGGCCCACGCCAAG GCAATTGAGATGGAATTGAGGCAGATGGAGGTGGCACAGGCCAACCGGCACATGTCCCTGCTGACAGCCTTCATGCCTGACAGCTTCCTTCGGCCAGGCGGGGACCATGACTGCGTCCTGGTGCTGCTGCTCATGCCTCGTCTCATTTGCAAG GCGGAGCTAATCCGGAAGCAGGCCCAGGAGAAATTTGAACTAAGTGAGAACTGTTCAGAGCGGCCAGGACTTCGAGGAGCTGTGGGGGAGCAGCTCAGCTTTGCTGCTGGGCTGGTGTATTCGCTGAGTTTGCTGCAGGCCACACTCCACCGTTATGAGCA CGCCCTCTCTCAGTGCAGCGTGGACATGTATAAGAAGGTGGGCAGCCTCTACCCTGAGATGAGTGCCCACGAACGCTCCTTGGATTTTCTCATTGAGCTGCTGCACAAGGATCAGCTGGACGAGACTGTCAACGTAGAGCCTCTCACCAAAGCCATCAAGTACTACCAG CACCTGTACAGCATCCACCTCTCTGAACAACCGGAGGACAGTACCATACAGCTGGCTGACCACATTAAG TTCACGCAGAGTGCCCTGGACTGCATGAGTGTGGAGGTGGGCCGGCTGCGGGCCTTCCTGCAG GGTGGGCAGGAGGCTTCAGATATTGCCCTCCTGCTCCGGGACCTGGAAACTTCGTGCAGTGATATCCGCCAGTTCTGCAAGAAGATCCGGAGGCGAATGCCAGGGACAGATGCTCCTGGGATCCCAGCTGCACTGGCCTTTGGACCACAG GTATCCGACACACTCCTAGACTGCAGGAAACACCTGACGTGGGTGGTGGCTGTGCTGCAGGAGGTGgccgctgctgctgcccagcTCATTGCCCCGCTGGCAGAGAATGAAGGCCTGCCTGTGGCTGCCCTGGAGGAGCTGGCTTTCAAAGCAGGCGAGCAG ATCTACGGAACCCCCTCCAGCAGCCCCTATGAGTGTCTGCGCCAGTCATGCAACGTCTTGATCAGTACCATGAACAAGTTGGCCACAGCCATGCAGGAGGGAGAGTATGATGCAGAACGGCCCCCCAGCAAG CCTCCCCCAGTTGAGCTGCGGGCTGCAGCCCTCCGTGCAGAGATCACAGATGCTGAAGGCCTGGGCTTGAAGCTTGAAGATCGAGAGACAGTTATTAAGGAGTTGAAGAAGTCACTCAAGATCAAG GGGGAAGAGCTCAGTGAGGCCAACGTGCGGCTGAGCCTCCTGGAGAAGAAGCTGGACAGTGCAGCCAAGGATGCAGACGAGCGCATCGAGAAGGTCCAGACTCGGCTGGAGGAGACCCAGGCGCTGCTGCGGAAGAAGGAGAA AGATTTCGAGGAGACGATGGATGCACTTCAGGCTGACATCGACCAGCTGGAGGCAGAGAAAGCAGAGTTAAAGCAGCGATTGAACAGCCAGTCCAAGCGCACGATCGAGGGGCTCCGGGCTCCCCCTCCCTCGGGTATTGCTACCCTGGTGTCTGGCATTGCCGGTG GAGGTGCCCCTGGGCAGGCTCCGGGATCTGTGCCAGGCCCCGGGCTGGTGAAGGACTCACCACTGCTGCTTCAGCAGATCTCTGCCATGAGGCTGCACATCTCCCAGCTCCAGCATGAGAACAGCCTCCTCAAG GGAGCCCAGATGAAGGCATCCTtagcagccctgccccctctgcACGTGGCAAAGCTCGCTCTCCTACCCCGTGAGGGCCCTGGCAGTGACCTAGCTGCCGGGGTGCTGTATCGTAAGACTAACCAGCTGCTGGAGACGTTGAATCAGCTGAGCGCACACACCCACGTCGTGGACATCACCCGCACCAGCCCTG CTGCCAAGAGCCCATCGGCCCAGCTCCTGGAGCAAGTGGCTCAGCTCAAGTCCCTAAGCGACACCATCGAGAAGCTCAAG GATGAGGTCCTTAAGGAGACTGTGTCTCAGCGCCCTGGAGCCACGGTCCCCACTGACTTTGCCACCTTCCCTTCATCAGCCTTCCTCAGG GCCAAGGAGGAGCAGCAGGACGACACTGTATACATGGGCAAAGTGACCTTCTCGTGTGCTGCTGGCCTTGGACAGCGACACCGGCTGGTGCTCACCCAGGAGCAGCTGCACCAGCTCCATGGTCGCCTCATCTCCTAA